The nucleotide sequence CTGCTTGCGCGTGTCGGGGTACTTCTCGATGGTCACGTCGTAGAGCTTGACCGCCTGCTCGTACTCGCCGTTGGCCACGGCCTGCTGGGCGCGGCTCATCAGCGTGGTGAAGTTCCAGTTGGTGGGGCTGGTCAGGTAGTGCCAGGCGCCGAAGCCCACCGCGCAGACCACTACCAGCAGCACAAGCTTGGCCACGTGGCTGCGATAGACGAAGCGCGCGGCACGGCGCATCAGGAACATGTTGATCGTTGCGCCGCGTTCCTGCAGCTGGTTGAGGAACTGCTCGCTCAGGCCCGATACCGACTTGAAGTTGGCGCGCTGGACAGCGACGTCCTCGAGCTTGCAGTCGATGAACTCGGCAATGGCAAAGGTCGCGCGTTCCAGCTTGGCCCCGCGCAGATCAACGCGCTCGAGCAGTGCGTTGCCAAAGTCGGCGCGCCCGGCGTCGACCCCGCTTAAATCGCAGTCGGTGAGCGTGGCCAGTCCCAGGTCCGCGCCCTCGAGCTTGGCCTGGGCCAGCCCGGCATTGGTCAGATGGGCGTTTTGCAGCACCGCGCCGCTCATTTCGGCCTTGGCCAACGCGACCTGGTTCCACTCCACGTCGCTGGCGTCCGCGTCGGTCAGCACGGCTCCGGTCAGCTCGAGCTTGTCGCCCTTGGTCTTGGCCAGGTCCGCGCCTTTGAACGATGCGCCCGCAGCCCGCAGGCCGTCGATCCGAGCGCCGGTAAGGTAGCAGTCGTTGAACTTGGCGCCCGCGGCGCTGACGTTGGTCAGCACCGCGCTACGCAGGTTGGCCTCGGACAGATCGGCGTTGTCTAAATTGGCTCCGGTCAGATCGCAGCCCGAAAGGTCGGCCGAGCCGAGCTTGGCCCCGCTCAGGTCGGCGCCCTTGAGCGAGCAACGGCTGAGCACGGCACGACTGAGGTCCGCACCGCTTAGTTTGGCTCCGTCGAGTTCGGCCTTCTTCAGGTGCAGTTTGGGCGCTTCGATGCCTGACAGGTCGTCTCCGGCTTTGACCTTGGCGACGAGCTGTTCGGGGCTGATGCTCATAGAAATACACTCCTAGACCGCATTCTTTATAAGAGTTCTATTGCGGGCACAATCCGCCCGCAAGAATCTCGTCATTCTTATTACTAATCCGGGCTAAAACTATCGTTCACCCTGGAAACCTGTCAAGGAAGCGGCTCGACCCCCAACCTGCGCGGCGAGACCAGCCTACGCGCCAGGGGATACAGCGCGCGGATCATCCAGGCGTGCCAGCCCAGGCGCAGGCCCAGATCGCCCCAATTGCGCGCCGCGTCGTAGGCCGCCAGGGCCTGTTCGCGCTGACCGTCGCGCGCCAACAGTTGGCCGCGTACGTGATGCAGCACGACCAGCCGCTGTCGCAGCGGTTGCCAGGTTGCCAGATCGGCGCGGCCGTCGGCCGCCAGGCTGTCTTCGAGCACCGCGCTTTGGGCGGTGATGCTCGCCAGATAATCGGCGCCGAATCCGGCCCGTCGCAGACGCCGCCGCACCAACGGCCGCGGTTCGAGCTCGCAGGGGCCGGCCGCGGCCAGCCGCAGCCAGAGGCGGTAGTCTTCGCAGGGTTGGAAGTCCTGCTGAAAGCCGTGCTCCAGGTCGCGGAACGCTTCGGCGCGTACCACCACCGACGATGTGGGCAGGAAGTTGTCGAGCAGCAGCGCCGGGTAGATCCGGCCCGCGATCACCGCGCGGTCCTGGTGCAGCAATCCCAGCGGGCGGTCCAGACGGTCGACCAGCTCGGCGTCGGAAAAGGCCAGCACGGCCCTTTGATTGCGCCGCAGCAGCTCCAGTCGCGGCTCCAGGCTGTGGGGCAACCATTCATCGTCCGCGTCGAGAAAAGCCAGCAGCTCACCGCGGGCCGCCTCGGCCCCGAGGTTGCGCGCGGCGGCCGGGCCCTTGCCCGCGCCTTGGAGCACCCGCACCCGCGAGTCCATCCCGTCCACGGCCTCGCCCGAGCCGTCGGAGCTGCAATCGTCGATCACCAGCACCTCGGCCACATCCGCGTCCTGGCTGAGCACCGAACGTACCGCGGCCACCAGCATCGGCCGGGCGTTTTTGACCGGGATGATTACCGAGACCTGCAACGTCTGGTCGCTATTCCGACGACGGCTTAAACCGCCAGTCGGGGAAGAAGTTGCGGAACCACAGCTCGAGGCAGACCAGGGTGTAGCTGTGACGATCGAACTGGCCACGCTGTTCGCGGCCGCCGGGCTCGATCCGCGCGTGCAGCGATTCGATCAGCTCGCGGGCCCAGACCGACAGCTCGCCGGTCAGCCAGCGGTGAAAGGGCACCACCAGCCCCTTCTTATCTTTGCGGTCGATCACCGGGTCGGGGACGATCCCCCGCGCCACCTTGCGCAACAGGACCTTGGTGCTGAAGCCGTCGATCTTCATTTGATTGGGCAGGCGGAAGCCGAACTCGACGATGCGATGGTCTAAAAACGGGCAGCGGTTCTCCAGGCCGTAGGCCGAGGCCGCGCGGTCGTTCATCTGCAACAGGCTGGGCAGGCCCACGTGCAAATCGGCGTAGCCCATGCGGTCGACGATCCCCGTGTGGTTCGAGAACAGCCGCTCGATCAGCTCGCGCGGCTCGCCCGGCCCGGTGGACGAGCGGCTGATCAGCTCGAAGTAGCGGTGCGCCGGGTCGCGGAACGTGTTTTCCGACCAGAAGTAGCGCGCCAGATCGTGGTACGAGCTCAGCTGCGGCGCGCGCGACATCTCGTGCTCGAGGTTCATCAGCAGGTAGCGCACGTAGCCGCCGAAGGTCTCGTCCGCGCCCTGGCCGCCGAGGATCACCTTGACCCGCTCGCGGGCCTTGCGCGCCAGCGAGAACTCGCCCAGCGGCGAGGCCGTGGCGATCGGCATGTCCAAGTTCCAGACGATCTTGGGCAGCATTTCGCGCATCTCGTCGGGGGTCGGCGTGACCTCGACCAGTTCGATTTTGGCGTGGCGCGCCACCATTCGGGCGTACTCGATCTCGGCGAAAGCCTCGCCCAGGGGGAAGTGACACGAGTAGGCCAACTGCGGTCCCGAGAGGCAGGCGATCAAGGCCGAGTCCAGGCCGCCGGAGAGGAACATCCCCACGGGCACGTCGGCGATCATCCGCAGCTTGACCGAGTCCTCGAGCAGCCAGCGCAGCTCGTCCACCGCCTGCTGCTCGTCCTTGATCGGGTCGCCTTGGTCCAGCAGATCCCAATAGCGCCTCTCCTCGAGCCGCTTGCCGTCGAACAGCAGGTAGTGGGCCGGGGGCAGGGTCTTAATCCCCTTGAACAAGCTGCGCTCGCCCACCGCGGCGTCAAAGGTCCAGAAGTGTTCGTCAATCTCGGGCTCGCTTTGAAACTGCGTGAGCAGGCTCTTGACCTCGGAGGCCAGAAACAGCCCCTCGGGTCGCAGGCTGTAGTACAGCGGCTTTTCGCCTATCCGGTCGCGGGCCACCAGCAGCCGTTGGCCGTCGTAGAGTGCAAAGGCGAACATCCCGTTGAAGTGCTGAAGGCAGTCGACGCCCCACTGCTCGTAGGCGTGGACGATCACCTCGGTATCGCTGTTGGTGCGAAACTCGTGGTCAGCCTCGAGCTCGGCGCGCAGTTGCTTGAAGTTGTAGATCTCGCCGTTGAACACCACCACGATCGAGCGGTCCTCGTTGAACATCGGCTGCGAGCCGGTGACCAGATCGATCACCCGCAGCCGCCGCACGCCCAACTGCACCGGGCCCTCGCGCCAGATCGCCTCCTCGTCCGGGCCGCGGTGGGCCAGGATGCGGGTCATCGGCCCCACGTCCGGTCCCTGGTCGGGAGGGAAGTCTTTGGTGGTCCAGATTCCTGCGATACCGCACATCAGCTTTTCCTCAGGCGTCGGCGCACGATGCGAAACCTCCAGAGGGCCAGCGGGAGGTCGACCAGCGACTTAAGCGCGAAGCGCAACGGGCTGGTGATGAAGCTCTGGCCCGCGAAGCGCGG is from Candidatus Alcyoniella australis and encodes:
- a CDS encoding glycosyltransferase family 2 protein; protein product: MQVSVIIPVKNARPMLVAAVRSVLSQDADVAEVLVIDDCSSDGSGEAVDGMDSRVRVLQGAGKGPAAARNLGAEAARGELLAFLDADDEWLPHSLEPRLELLRRNQRAVLAFSDAELVDRLDRPLGLLHQDRAVIAGRIYPALLLDNFLPTSSVVVRAEAFRDLEHGFQQDFQPCEDYRLWLRLAAAGPCELEPRPLVRRRLRRAGFGADYLASITAQSAVLEDSLAADGRADLATWQPLRQRLVVLHHVRGQLLARDGQREQALAAYDAARNWGDLGLRLGWHAWMIRALYPLARRLVSPRRLGVEPLP
- the asnB gene encoding asparagine synthase (glutamine-hydrolyzing) is translated as MCGIAGIWTTKDFPPDQGPDVGPMTRILAHRGPDEEAIWREGPVQLGVRRLRVIDLVTGSQPMFNEDRSIVVVFNGEIYNFKQLRAELEADHEFRTNSDTEVIVHAYEQWGVDCLQHFNGMFAFALYDGQRLLVARDRIGEKPLYYSLRPEGLFLASEVKSLLTQFQSEPEIDEHFWTFDAAVGERSLFKGIKTLPPAHYLLFDGKRLEERRYWDLLDQGDPIKDEQQAVDELRWLLEDSVKLRMIADVPVGMFLSGGLDSALIACLSGPQLAYSCHFPLGEAFAEIEYARMVARHAKIELVEVTPTPDEMREMLPKIVWNLDMPIATASPLGEFSLARKARERVKVILGGQGADETFGGYVRYLLMNLEHEMSRAPQLSSYHDLARYFWSENTFRDPAHRYFELISRSSTGPGEPRELIERLFSNHTGIVDRMGYADLHVGLPSLLQMNDRAASAYGLENRCPFLDHRIVEFGFRLPNQMKIDGFSTKVLLRKVARGIVPDPVIDRKDKKGLVVPFHRWLTGELSVWARELIESLHARIEPGGREQRGQFDRHSYTLVCLELWFRNFFPDWRFKPSSE